A region of the Vigna unguiculata cultivar IT97K-499-35 chromosome 9, ASM411807v1, whole genome shotgun sequence genome:
TTACAACACTTTGGTTGTAGTTATTTCTCTATTTAAATGACCTCCATAGGGTGAGTTATGGTAGTGTCACAATACATCTTTGATTTTTGTACTAAATGTGCATCTCCTGAACAAGCCATCAATGCCTACTTTGAAGAGGTATGAATCATCCTAGACAAACTACTTGGAGAATTTTAATAGCCTCTTCCTTTGGTGCTTACTATACTCTTTGGGAATTGTTCTAGCAGCCTTGAAATTAGTCATATCAACAACCAATGTTTGTCTTGGATTACAAACCTTTCATTTTATGATTGCTCCTTCCTAATTAGTGACTTTCTCATTGCTTAGCCTTGATAAGTGGCTAGCTACAAGACTCTCACTTCCCTTTTTATCCTTGATGGTCAAGTTGAACTCTTGTAGCTGCAAAATCCACCTTATTAGCCTTGGAATGGAATCACTTTTGTTCATGAGATATTTGATAGTTATATGGTTAGTGTAAACTATTATTTGTGATCAAATCAAGTATGCTCTGAACTTTCAGTTGTGACATAATTCACTTGAGcttcattcaattttttgttgGCATAATGAATAGTATGAAAATGGTTGCATTTTCTTTGGTCAAAGACAACTCCAACTACAAAGTCATTAGCATCACATATCAATTCAAAGGCAATTTTCCTGTCTGGTGCAGAGATAATTGGAGTTGTGCTTAGCTTTTTCTTAAGTGTTGAAAAAGCTTATAAGAACTTTTCATCAAAAGAGAATTTTGATTCTTTCAGTAGCAAATTGCAAAGAAGTTTTGAAATCTTTGAGAAGTCTTTAATGAACCTTTTGTAAAATCTAACATGTCTAAGGAAACTTCTGATTCCTTTGATATTGGTTGGAGGAGGGAGTTTTGCTATGATATCCACTTTAGCTGGATCAACTTCTATCCCTTTCAGAGATTTTATGGCCAAGTGGAAATTCTTCCTtaaccataaaatgacatttctcCTAATTGAGCACCAAGTTGGTTTCTACACATATTTTCAGAACCTTGTTTAGATTCAAATGATGACCCAAATACTGAAAAGTCATCAATGAAAACTTCTATGCATTTCTCTATCAAATCTAAAAAGATTGCTGGCATGTATCTCTGCAATGTGGCTGGAGCATTCTACAACTTAAAAGATATACTTCTATAGGCAAAAATTCCAAATTTATAAGTGAATGTAGTCTTTTCTTGATCTAGTGGATCCTCGACTATTTGGTTGTAGCCAGAGTATccatctagaaaaaaaaaatagtaggcTTGTCCAACCAATCTTTCTAGCATTTGATCCATGAAAGGTAATTGAAAATGATCCTTTCTTGTTGATTGGTTTAACTTTATGTAGTCAATACACATCCTCCATCCCAGAACAGTTCTTGAAGGGATcaattcattattttcattttgaacaaCTATGATCCCTCCTTTTTTAGGAACAACTTAGACTGGATTAACCCATTCACTATTTGAAATTGGGTAAATCATACCAACTTCTAGCAATTTTATAACCTCCTTCCTTACTacttctttcatatttggattAAGGCATCTTTGAGACTAAGCTATTGGCTTGGAATTTTCTTCCATCATGATTATGTTCATACAATCAAAGAGTTTAATTCCTTTTAAATTAGCTAAGGTCCAGTCTATAACTTTCTGAATAGCCTccaatattttcatcaatttgTGTTTTTCACCCTCTGTGAATGAATCGTTCAAGATGACATGTTTGTGTGATTTTCCTCCAAAAAAGGAATATTTCAAATGTGAGGGCAACTTATTGAGCTTTTCATGTGATCTTTGTTTTGGTGTCTCCTTGCAGTTGATTTCCATCTTTGTGCACTAGCAGAGGTTATTGATTTAACATAATCAAGTTTTGTTATCAACAATTTTCCCCTTACTTCTCCTTGACATAAATGTAATTGTCATCATTGGTTAATACCTTCAATTTTTGGTTACTTTCTTTTGTTCATCCGACAAAGTTCATCAAGAGTATCCATTTTGAAGTAATCTTTTTTGTCAACAAGATGCTTCATGTCTTCAAACACATTAAAGTTGAACTCATCATCTTGtacttttacttttaacttGCCATTGTCCACGTCTATGATAACTTTTGCAATTGTCATGAATGACCTTCCTAAGATGAAAGACACTTCTATATCCCCTTCAATATCGATAATCACAAAGTCTATTGGAAAGTAGAACTTGTGTACTTTAACCAAGAGATCTTCCACTACATCATATGGATATTTTACTGATTTATCAGTAAATTATAATGTCATCCTTGTAGGCTAAGTTTCCACATCTCTTACCCTCTTAACAATTGATAGAGGCATCAAATTTATGATTGCCCAAAGGTCCAATAGTGTTTTGCCTACTATTAGATCTCTAATTGCTATAGGCAGAGTAAAATTGTCAAGATCCTTGAATTTTTTAGGTAAGGGTTTTTTCATGATGACAGTACATCCAACTTCTAGTTTCGCAGTTTCTTGTTCGtgaattttccttttcttggtCAATAGATCCTTCATGAATGGTATATTGATCTACAATCTTTTGATCATGTTTAAGAACCTTGTAATTAATGTTCCAAcaattaatgttgtaataaatgcgaaagAAAAGTTCTAACAACCTTACCATTGacctctatttatagttttctacGTGTGCCTTTGATTAGAGTTGGCTTAATCATGACCCAATTGCTTTTAaaacttgattaaaatgacctgtttaattttaattgccGACGAACCTTTTTATTTCTGATGTCGTTCGATGTTACATGTTGAACGTTGTTGTCTGATTCCTATCTACATATCTCCAGCATTACACCTTGAATACTCGATGGACCGTTCGTGTGGCACCATTGAGGTGGCTGGTCACTCATTGTCACATTTTTTATATGATCAACAATTGGGCCCTAACAACCAATATATTGTTCGCTTAGCACCAGTGAGGCAGCTGACCATTCGTTGGCACATATTTCCATTTGATAAACAATGGGCCTTAACGACCAACGTATCGTTTGCATGATGCTGCTGAGGTAGTTGGCCACTCATTGATACATATTTTCATGATTTTCGTTGTGATCGTCACATCTAGGGGAGCTTGACTGCTTCGCAGCGAGATTTGTTCTATAGATTTGTATGTATACCATCCGGGTGCTTGGCAAGGTGGTCGCCGATCGGCGCACGATATTTGTGTACTTAGATTTGGATACAAGTTAGTTATGCAAATTACTTTGGGCACCGATAGACGTTTAGCTGGTCGATTAGTCCATACGGTACACAAGCCCCCCAAGCCTTGAGCGAGGCCTTATGTCGAAGTGAAAAGAATTTATTATACTGTTCAATTTTCTTCCCCAAGGTTCCACTCGATTCATTCAGGTGGACATTGCTTGGGATGGCATGCTCAGATACGATGCTTCGTATTTGTACCTGTTAAGCAGAATTTGAAGGGTAATGCCTCCTAGGCTGTTGAAGGTCTAATGCCTTTTGTGCAGCTAAGTATTGTTGGAATTTCTATAAATAGGAACATGTGGTCCCTATCATTTTCATGCTTTTGGCATCTTACACCGTTCTGGTAATGGGGTTTCCAGAATCATAGGGGTGAAGGAATTTCTCCCTCTGTGTGGACTTTCATCCTAGAGGGGTGACCTCCTTTGCTTGCCACTGAACTTTCCACTATCGTGTGAGTGGGTTCGTTCTTTGTTCCTTTAGGCCTCCCCGCATGGGAAGGGTGAGGTTGTTCTTCCTCCCCGATTGGCTCTACTCGATTATGCCTTGGGGGGGGGGGTAAGGGATGGTTAGGGTAGAAGGTATAGGGTTCACCTTCTCCCTCTCTTGTCTGATGGCCGCATTCTCTTCCCTTAAGACTCAAATTTGCACTTCGTAGTTCTGCTACATTTCATCCTTACACCGCTGCATCATCCTCAACATCTCTCGGGTGTCTGCTTGGTCATCTGAGGCATCGGGCACTTCAATGTTGCTCATCATGTTTCTCGTGGTCACCATAAGGGTTTATGTTCAACAAACGTGCGACATCGTTGAGGCGACTGGCACGTCGttgacacatattttcatatGATCAACAATTGGGCTGTGACGACCGACATATCGTTCGCTCGATGCCACTGAGGTCGACCATTCGttgacacatattttcatatGGTCAACAATTGGGTCTTGACGATCGACGTATCATTCGCACGCCGCCGTGAGGCAGTTGGCCGCTCGTTGATTCATATTTTCATGATATCCGTAATGATTGTCACGTACAAAGAATGTTGACTACTCCACGAACATGATTTGTTCTATAGGTTCGTATTTCTATTATCTGGGCGCTTGACAAGGTAATCATGATCAATACTCCATATTTGTGtacttataaatataaattaattatacaaattaCTTTGGACGTAGATAAGTGTTTAACTGATCCACTAACCCATACAATACAATATGCTAAAAcactaaataatttaatatacacGTTAGAGTAGTTATCATGTGACCCATAACATTCCACAAtttatttaatccaaaatttaacgcattttaattttgtaattaaaaacataaaaataatttaagaaactaaacacgtaaaaattacatatacaGGGCCTTTTGTAATGAAATTATTTCATGATACACGTTTTATTGGTAAACGTGTTCTAATTACTTTTAGAAAACAACGGAACCggtcaaaatatttaattattatactacttttctttaaaaaaatatttcatttattataggctttaaaaattacttttcataaacaattatttaGAATAGAAAAGGTAAAAAATTCTGCATTCTTATATTTAGTTAAAAGAGTTTAATTTTACATCGTAAATAGAGATAAATTATATtctcataataattatttcgatatataaaagaaggattaaatatatttttggtccttgacttttagtaaattttgaaattaatttattttaaaattttaaattaatttagtctttcattttctaaaatatattaatttagttattttaatcaaattttgttaagtttatttgacatttcaagcgtgtttcataatagtatttgacttaacattaaaataaaaatatgttaaaaaatataaacaacttaaatacaaaTATGAGATGTGTacgaaacataaaataattataacaaaatttaattaaaataactaaattcacatattttaaaaataaaaaattaaattgatagaataattttaaaattcacttaaaagtaaaaaagaacaaaaccaTAGTTATTGtatcaaacaaaaatattaacaacTGCTTTCTAGATATACTCActtaaaattctatttataatcatttataattaatactAGTAAAGAGATGCTTCATATTTATCGGATTATACTTATTTTATCTGTACCTATAAATTGTGAAAAGTTTCCTTTCGGTaaccatatttttaaaataaataaaagctatttacaataaaattaaaaaattaatttatatttaattttgtaattataataatccatatttatatataatgagaattatatttatattctatcccatttcaaattaaaataattattttaacaataagtaataatttatttaaattttaattgtttttttatttaactgtCTATTTAAACTTaaccatttttaattaaaaaatttcttatagaataacaaaaatatctataataaaattataaaaagaatatttaattttataatctataacaatatataaagaagattccTTTCTTTGtattcacattttaaaataccaattttatcgtttaaagtataattatttataaaaaatttaaaaattaatcgtTACTTCTACCAACTTTTTTATGAAATCATCtactcttctctttttctctatttatcaacaattattctctcatcttttctgatatatttcacttcatttataataaatataattttattttatatattataacttaataacattacattatcatcacttactaatataatatcacatatatttacaaaatttgcaCGACAACGAcagttataataataacaataacaataatttgttattttttattattataaaaaacggTGAACACCCATATGTTTTCACAAGTATCTAGTGTTAATTAAATTGGGTTTAATTTTAATAACGgtaagtttaaaatttcacccttttaattcattaaagtttattttatatattttaaaagtaattatcaattacataaagaaaaaaaacacaattgaaTGAGgccttttaaaaaaatcctcagcataaaaaatattctaattataattttaaaataatatattcagatatgaaatggtaaaattgtttcaattataactttgaaaacaaatattaatttcattatttataataatctttgcataaacaaataatttgatctttattaattaatttggaatatcattaattaatttttattattattaattaatcataaaataataagaataataataatagtatttaaaaattaataccaTGGTTTGTTTGagtgtttttttatataatttgtacTCTAATAGACACTCTAATTTGTACATAATTTAAGAAACTATTAAATATGATGAACTGTAGTTATTTTAATACACATTCTAAGTACTCTTACTGTTGTTATGTGTTTATAAgatcataaaaataatagaaaatattttttcagatatcattttataacttcaataaataatattttgaactttaataaatatgtaataattaatattttaattatatttttactttactttttattattaaatgtagATATTGTGCTTTCAggaataataatgtaataatagttattatttcattattatcatGGTTATAATTGAAcccattaaattttgttaaaaaataaaataaagtacttGGACAAAGGTATGTCCCTACTACCTAACATTTCTCGTGCAAGTAAAGTCTGGTTTTGACTATGGATCTGAAGCCACTAATTGTTTGTCCATTACCAAACCCCATTTCCATTAACTCTAATTAATCCATTATTTCATTGTGTTTTAAGTCTTTTACTACCAAATCTCTTTTGCTGCCTCACTCACCACTTTACACATCAAAAACAATACCAAAACATTCCATATCATAACTCTGCATCCCATTCTTCTTCCTCACCACCAGAATCCTTCTCCTTCCTCACTTTCTTAGTTTGCTACTCTCATCACTCACTCTCTTTCTACCCTAAACCACTAAATCGATCTAAATTTCTCCAAATCGTAAACCCTTTTTGCTCAATTCACTTAATTCTCCCCCCTGCCCCCGCTGTCGGCTCGTGGGTGGGTAAAGTTGTCGTTTTTGTCTTCTGGGTATGGCTGGTGTTGTTGTTTcaatgtcttcttcttcttatcgCCTTTGATGTAATTTGTGTGTTGTCTGATTCCCCTTCTTATTGATGTTTTGAAATTGgggatgtttttttttttttttttcttgtttcggGCTGGATTTGGGTTTACAGGTTTTGGAGCAAAGACGAAGATGGGTGAGGGAGAGCGTTTCCAGCTGGGAACTGTGGGCGCGTTGACTCTTTCAGTGGTTTCATCTGTGTCCATTGTGATTTGCAATAAGGCGCTGATGAGTtcattgcattttattttcGGTAAATTCTCTTTCCTCTTGATTGTTGCAAGCTTGTAcccttgttttgttttctatttttgccaccttttttttctttcatttcttctttttctaaccTACTTGTTCCATCAGTGTTTGTGTGATTTCATGCGTGCTATTACAATTGAAGATTCATAATTTTAGCCCTTCCCTTCCTCTTGCCTCTTTTGTTGGAACTTAGAACTTGATCCATTGTACTTGCTGCTACTTCTTGTGACGTAGTCTGCCAGCGATCTAGACTGTGTACTCACCTAGGGTGTGTCTGGTTGGCTGTTTAGGCAGAAGTTTTGTAATGAAAATTACGCCATACTTGCTTCTTTCAACATGAGAATGTGGAAATAGAAATGTTTTTCGTTATCAACTTTGGTTGACAATCATTTTCAACCAACTCAACTGCCCATGCCCTTAGAGAAACTAGAAGTGTTAGTTGGAGATTGGATTTgtcgaattttataatttttcatgttGCCTTTGTATCTAAAATTTAGTTTCCTATATACTATATCCGGGAATTGATATGATCTTTTGGATTGTTGATATCCcttctttttctaaattaaatattgccACTTTGGACTTATCTATTGTTGTCTGTATTCACTAGGCATTACCAAGTTaagtattttgttttctttacttctttttctgcaaTCTATACAGCTGCTTAGTAATGTGAATAAGATGAGTTGCctggttaaaattataataattgatttgGTTTTCTGGAAGTACCTAAACATTAGATATTACTTATCATTATTGTGCATTTTAATGTACCTGTTTTCTGTCCTATTGACAAAGAAGATCAACTTATCTCGTCTGAAATTTGGTGTATGATGATGATTTAGGTTATTTTCATCCATGTGCAAATTTGAGCTTTCATGTTTACACTTCGATGTATTGTCTGAGGTTTACACGATTTTTGAAAGTTGTCCTTTTTGATATGCAGCTACAACTTTGACCAGCTGGCATCTGCTTGTGACATTTTGTTCCCTTCATGTGGCTCTCAAAATGAGATTCTTTGAGCATAAACCTTTTGAGCAGAAAGCTGTAATGGGATTTGGGATTTTAAATGGGATCTCAATTGGACTTTTAAATTTGAGCCTGGGGTTTAATTCTGTTGGCTTCTATCAGGTAGGTTTGTTAAGGTTCTGTTTCTCatttgatttttgttgactCTGAACATCCCCGTGATATTCCTTTTCAGATGACTAAGCTGGCCATCATTCCTTGCACTGTACTGTTGGAGACCCTTTTTCTTGGGAAGAGATTCAGGTTCCATTTAACTTCTTGTCAAtactatgatttttttatgtttgattgtTGATATATATGTACTCGAAATGTTAGTTATGTAATGGTCAATGAAAAAACTCATTCATATTCGTTTTCAGATCTTCTTTTTGTGTCTTAtttgttctctctctctctctctctctctctctcatacatacacacacacacacacacttacTCAATGTTCTGGCCTCAAGTATGTTTGTATCTAAACCATTTGAGCTTACCTTGCTTTagtattttcaataaataaaattcattgttATCTTTTCATTGTTATTGCAGTAAGAGAATTCAATTTGCCCTTACTATCCTCCTTCTGGGTGTCGGGATTGCTACTGTCACAGATTTGCAGCTCAATGCTCTTGGctccttcttatcttttcttgcAGTGATTACAACTTGTGTTGCTCAGATTGTATCCTTAAGTAATTTCATTTGCATTAACGCGAattatttttgcaatattttctgATCAATTGTGATATATTGAATAGAAGAATATACACTGGGGACTTATTTCTGAATCTTTTCAACTTTggcatatatttttatatactcTATTTGTTTGACATATTCTGTATTTTCCTTTGTCACTTATAGTGATTATCTTCTGCCCCGAGGTACATGAGGTGGTTGAAGAACTAATCATCATACCcctaacttaatttttttttgggttttcttgTTTAAATTGTGCAAGGCTTCACATGCAGAGCCTCATTTTTGGCCTGGGAGCTCCTTTTTCCCGTGACTTTGGACAAGTTCATTTTCTTTATCTAGAGGCTGTCATTTATGTTATTCGAAGATAGTTAGGAGTAAAATAGTTAGGagtaaaatataagtttttattgCGCTTGAAAGCTTTGCACAGATGATTGTCTGATTTATTTTCCTGGgatatcattgttttatttggtGTCTTGTCCTTAATTAGTTGCTTTTAGATGACAAATACTATCCAAAAGAAGTTCAAGGTTTCTTCCACCCAGCTTCTGTACCAATCATGTCCATATCAAGCAGCAACCCTGTTAATCTGCGGTCCATATCTGGATAAACTTTTAACCAACCAAAATGTATTTGGTTTCAAGTATACAACACAAGTGACGGTAAGAGTTCAATTATTAAACAAGTCTTCCCAAGTTCCAACTCCTTTTTTTTAACGTTTTATCAACTGCTTCTTTCTGCATTGCAGGTTTTCATTATTCTTTCCTGCCTTATCTCCATCTCAGTCAATTTTAGTACATTCCTTGTTATTGGAAAAACATCTCCTGTGACCTATCAGGTTCTTGGACACCTAAAGACATGCCTTGTCTTGGCATTTGGTTATATACTACTCCAAGACCCATTTAGCTGGAGAAACATTCTGGGAATTATGATAGCCATGATGGGGATGATTTTATATTCTTACTATTGCTCACTTGAGAACCAGCAGAAAACTGTCGAAGCTTCATCACAAGCATCCCAGGTTTGTTCGGCCAACTTTGCATGTCTTGGTTTTTATACTTTAACAATCATTTCTAGAAGTACATTCTGTCACTATTTCTTCTTAACTTTTCCAGGCAAGAGAAGGTGAATCTGATCCTCTGATCAATGTGGAAAATGGAAGTGCAGTTGTGAGTGATACAATTGGACAGAGACAGTTGTCCCCTGTATGGAGCAAGAGCAAAGATTAGTATGTTTAATGGGCTTTCGTTATAGCATTGTCAAGAACAGTTATAGTCCTTATAGAGGGTTAACACCCGTGATCCATTTGGAATTAGGATCTGGAATTGCTGCCAAATACATGTCCCTGTCATTTTTTCTCAGTAGCTATAGTCTAATATTTCCTGAACCGTTTGCCGACCAACAATATTAGGGAGGGGAACAAGTACATGGTCATGTCGCAATTCTATTGGCCAACAGATATGCAGTATAGTATCATACATTTTCTGGTGATGTTTTCACATCATGTTacattataatttcatatagATATCCAAACTTTTTTCTTTGCCTGAATAATGTATAAACGCCTACcggttattattatttttttattcagagTTTTTTCCGTGTGTTTTAGGTATGTACTGA
Encoded here:
- the LOC114164192 gene encoding UDP-xylose transporter 3-like gives rise to the protein MGEGERFQLGTVGALTLSVVSSVSIVICNKALMSSLHFIFATTLTSWHLLVTFCSLHVALKMRFFEHKPFEQKAVMGFGILNGISIGLLNLSLGFNSVGFYQMTKLAIIPCTVLLETLFLGKRFSKRIQFALTILLLGVGIATVTDLQLNALGSFLSFLAVITTCVAQIMTNTIQKKFKVSSTQLLYQSCPYQAATLLICGPYLDKLLTNQNVFGFKYTTQVTVFIILSCLISISVNFSTFLVIGKTSPVTYQVLGHLKTCLVLAFGYILLQDPFSWRNILGIMIAMMGMILYSYYCSLENQQKTVEASSQASQAREGESDPLINVENGSAVVSDTIGQRQLSPVWSKSKD